One genomic region from Actinomycetota bacterium encodes:
- a CDS encoding hypoxanthine phosphoribosyltransferase, with protein KSSGVVRILKDLDESLEGRNVLVVEDILDTGLTLKYLLKNLASRGPKSLEVVALMSKKDKQRVPIDCRYVGFEVPDEFVVGYGLDFSENYRNLPYVGVLKPEIHGA; from the coding sequence AAGTCCTCGGGCGTGGTGCGCATCCTCAAGGACCTCGATGAGAGCCTCGAGGGGCGCAACGTGCTGGTCGTCGAGGACATCCTCGACACGGGACTCACGCTCAAGTACCTGCTGAAGAACCTCGCGAGCCGCGGGCCGAAGTCGCTCGAGGTCGTGGCGCTCATGAGCAAGAAGGACAAGCAGCGGGTACCTATCGACTGCCGGTACGTCGGCTTCGAGGTGCCCGACGAGTTCGTCGTGGGCTACGGCCTCGACTTCTCCGAGAACTACCGCAACCTGCCCTATGTGGGAGTGCTCAAGCCGGAGATCCACGGCGCGTGA